Proteins encoded together in one Ipomoea triloba cultivar NCNSP0323 chromosome 4, ASM357664v1 window:
- the LOC116017363 gene encoding AT-hook motif nuclear-localized protein 9-like — protein MDPREAMTPPGTTSYYMPRGMTGSVASVQGATSMHPLLTGAGVPFQSGSGNSLVGQTLVVDPSSTMSPRGGSVGAPSALPQSEPPVRRKRGRPRKYGVDSSKVSLALTPPSAPAARLTPSQKRGRGRPPGTGRKQQLASLGGWMSHSAGSGFTPHIITVAVGEDITTKIMSFLQQGPKAVCILSANGAVTTVTLRQPSNSGGTVTYEGQFEILSLSGSYLLSNSSGPQGLRTGSLSICLASPDGRVIGGGVGGVVIAASPVQVILGSFICVGSKAAKSKPPVSIEGAATHLNRQSFDNSVSPSDMQQNQNLNWPLQ, from the exons ATGGATCCGAGGGAAGCTATGACACCACCTGGAACAACTTCGTATTATATGCCGAGAGGGATGACTGGGTCCGTGGCTAGTGTACAGGGAGCGACAAGTATGCATCCCTTGTTAACTGGTGCTGGTGTTCCCTTTCAATCGGGTAGTGGGAACAGTTTGGTTGGGCAAACGTTAGTTGTAGATCCTTCGTCAACAATGTCGCCTAGAGGCGGTAGTGTTGGAGCGCCCTCAGCATTGCCACAGAGCGAGCCTCCTGTACGCAGAAAAAGGGGAAGGCCCCGGAAATATGGAGTTGATAGCAGCAAAGTTTCATTAGCATTGACTCCTCCATCTGCTCCTGCTGCCAGATTAACGCCATCTCAAAAGAGGGGCCGAGGAAGGCCACCCGGGACTGGTCGAAAGCAACAACTAGCTTCTCTTG GTGGATGGATGTCTCATTCTGCTGGAAGTGGCTTCACTCCACACATCATCACTGTGGCGGTAGGAGAA GACATCACAACAAAGATAATGTCTTTTTTGCAACAAGGCCCTAAAGCTGTATGCATTTTGTCAGCTAATGGTGCTGTCACCACCGTAACCCTTCGTCAGCCATCAAATTCCGGTGGCACTGTCACATACGAG GGGCAGTTTGAAATATTATCTCTCTCGGGCTCCTACTTGCTGAGTAATAGCAGCGGTCCTCAGGGCCTAAGAACCGGTAGTCTTAGCATTTGTCTCGCTAGTCCGGATGGTCGTGTCATAGGTGGTGGAGTCGGGGGAGTTGTCATAGCAGCCAGTCCTGTTCAG GTAATATTGGGGAGCTTCATATGTGTTGGGTCCAAGGCGGCAAAGAGCAAACCCCCGGTGAGTATAGAAGGTGCAGCAACACATTTAAACCGCCAGAGTTTTGACAATTCTGTAAGTCCATCCGATATGCAACAGAACCAGAATCTGAACTGGCCTCTGCAATGA
- the LOC116015598 gene encoding DNA ligase 1, translated as MSKKNNLSLRRKQHEFDLQREKQEREKKEKKLHAKKNKMKVDTKGKKKSCSRFQVGKKKLKTKLIPLAKAKAAQAMEVDK; from the exons ATGTCGAAGAAGAATAATTTGTCTCTCCGAAGAAAACAACACGAATTCGATCTACAAA GAGAAAAACAAGAGAgggagaagaaggagaagaagctACATGCTAAGAAAAACAAGATGAAA GTGGATACTAAGGGCAAGAAGAAGAGTTGCAGTAGATTTCAAGTGGGGAAGAAGAAGTTGAAGACGAAATTGATACCATTGGCAAAAGCCAAAGCTGCCCAAGCTATGGAGGTTGACAAGTGA
- the LOC116017528 gene encoding disease resistance protein RPP13-like, producing the protein MACVVVLSLMRTLELEFLQPLPRPILQQNQLIPCNKDLVLSLHKKLGFLMELFDENRMDGVEAIKELETKLRDVASRIEDEIELQVVHLYVEEKKREKEEEEEELRIFQGIFDIFEKIVYHEFWPRENHVYVEMPQGEKSTHHCQSLRQTSTHHCQRLHQILHPLSGKSHPCLKFRRILHPALQHIDAITQELTKAYQLFKHHLQAGKKQSASLQVLPIPTRQGITMPDSSHHASRSKQIMVGKQDEFESIKEMLIQHPSKQREVVPIKGMGGIGKTTLAKKIYEDLSITSHFDKRAWTIATQHHSKRQMLLDLLGSKDNNANLALRLYQSLKCQRYLVVMDDVWSKEAWDAVKACFPDDGNGSRVLLTTRLAEVANHTCSKDDFSHQMQLLEQSESWQLFNEKACESRHVEFETIGRPVVEKCKGLPLAIIVVAGLFSKLNTLDEWKNTANALSSSATTLDDEECSRILSLSYNHLPHYLKACFLYLGVFPEDHEINANELAKLWLAEGFVKAFENESFDAVANRYMQELMDRNLIILSELCSRGRKIKRFRMHDLLHGFCVREAQKDNLLHVVMSENRFDFPQKGFRWISIQSVNFDMSTIQHYTLKSYRSFFSFVCRGSSSDFRKGNLLRVFFSDDQFFELNNNLDTVHLRFLKVRNDIELSQAQGFLKSGCTKSLELSRCWNLQTLYCLERVSYGLDGEGKFSEFPQLHYIHCNRSFCGNPPNFVHKLYGIRAYDCLDEYITNIPCLKKVRIQGEEIKINARIVNLAYFEQLEGLWISSLPAAHALINTDIVLLKNLRKLSLHYTKFEWEQINFLSKLPRLEVLKLLWKSCLGKEWEIQEEVIFCELIALVICCCDLKHWKASSHNFPKLEHLHIRYCDKLTEIPIDFAEISSLKSIEFWKCLPSAVKSAKKIQDEQHDSGNYDMVVIEIETLDVLESEERRA; encoded by the exons ATGGCTTGTGTGGTTGTACTTTCTCTTATGAGGACGCTAGAGCTTGAGTTCTTGCAACCTCTCCCTCGTCCAATTCTACAACAAAACCAACTCATCCCTTGCAACAAAGACTTGGTCCTATCTCTCCACAAAAAGCTTGGATTTCTGATGGAACTATTCGATGAGAATAGAATGGATGGTGTTGAAGCAATAAAAGAGTTGGAAACAAAGCTCAGAGATGTAGCTTCCAGGattgaagatgaaattgaaCTTCAAGTAGTACATCTTTatgtggaagaaaaaaaaagagagaaagaagaagaagaagaggaattaAGAATTTTTCAAGgaatttttgatatttttgagaaaattgtgTATCATGAATTTTGGCCACGGGAAAATCACGTTTATGTAGAAATGCCACAAGGTGAGAAAAGCACTCATCATTGCCAAAGCCTTCGTCAGACAAGTACTCATCATTGCCAGAGGCTTCATCAAATTTTGCATCCCCTAAGTGGAAAATCACATCCTTGTCTCAAATTCCGTCGTATTTTGCACCCAGCTCTACAACACATTGATGCCATCACTCAAGAGTTGACGAAAGCCTACcagcttttcaaacatcatctACAAGCTGGAAAAAAGCAATCTGCCTCCCTTCAAGTTTTACCAATACCTACTCGTCAAGGTATCACCATGCCTGATTCTTCCCACCATGCTTCACGCTCCAAACAAATAATGGTAGGAAAACAGGATGAGTTCGAGAGTATAAAGGAGATGCTAATCCAACATCCATCTAAGCAACGAGAAGTTGTCCCCATTAAAGGTATGGGAGGTATTGGTAAGACAACATTAGCAAAGAAAATTTATGAAGATCTATCAATCACTTCCCACTTTGATAAGCGAGCATGGACTATTGCAACACAGCATCACAGTAAGAGGCAAATGCTCTTAGATCTTCTTGGTTCGAAAGACAATAATGCGA ACCTAGCATTGCGACTCTACCAAAGTTTAAAGTGTCAAAGGTACTTGGTTGTAATGGATGACGTATGGAGCAAAGAGGCATGGGATGCTGTCAAAGCTTGCTTTCCCGATGATGGAAATGGTAGTCGAGTATTGTTGACAACTCGCCTTGCAGAGGTGGCTAATCATACCTGCTCCAAAGATGACTTTTCTCATCAAATGCAATTGTTAGAACAAAGTGAGAGTTGGCAACTATTTAATGAAAAGGCATGTGAATCTCGCCATGTTGAATTTGAGACGATTGGAAGACCGGTAGTTGAAAAATGCAAAGGACTGCCTTTGGCAATCATTGTGGTTGCAGGCCTTTTTTCCAAACTCAATACACTAGATGAATGGAAAAATACTGCCAATGCTCTAAGTTCTTCAGCAACTACTCTAGATGATGAAGAATGTTCGAGAATACTTTCATTGAGTTACAATCATTTGCCCCACTACTTGAAAGCTTGTTTCTTATATTTGGGAGTCTTTCCAGAAGATCACGAGATCAATGCTAATGAACTTGCAAAGTTATGGCTTGCGGAAGGATTTGTAAAGGCATTTGAGAATGAAAGCTTTGATGCAGTGGCTAACAGGTACATGCAAGAACTTATGGATAGAAacctaataattttaagtgAGCTATGCTCTCGTGGAAGAAAAATTAAGAGGTTTAGGATGCATGATTTATTGCATGGCTTTTGTGTGAGAGAAGCTCAAAAAGATAACCTTTTACATGTTGtcatgagtgaaaataggtttgaTTTCCCTCAGAAAGGCTTTCGCTGGATAAGCATCCAATCTGTAAACTTTGACATGTCTACAATACAACATTATACTTTGAAAAGCTATAGATCGTTCTTCAGTTTCGTGTGCAGGGGATCATCTTCAGATTTTAGAAAGGGCAATCTACTGAGAGTATTCTTTAGTGATGATCAATTTTTCGAGCTCAACAATAATTTGGATACTGTCCATTTGAGATTCCTAAAAGTTAGAAATGATATAGAACTATCCCAGGCTCAAGGATTCCTAAAGTCAGGATGTACAAAGAGTTTAGAATTGTCAAGGTGTTGGAATCTTCAAACACTTTATTGTCTTGAAAGAGTATCATATGGATTAGATGGAGAAGGGAAGTTTTCGGAGTTTCcacaattacactatattcaTTGCAATCGCTCTTTTTGTGGAAATCCTCCCAATTTTGTTCATAAACTTTATGGGATAAGAGCTTATGATTGCTTAGACGAATACATTACCAATATTCCATGTCTGAAGAAGGTACGTATTCAAGGTGAAGAAATAAAGATAAATGCCCGCATTGTGAACCTAGCCTATTTCGAGCAGCTCGAGGGACTTTGGATTTCAAGTTTGCCTGCAGCACATGCTCTAATTAATACTGATATTGTTCTCTTGAAAAACCTTAGGAAGTTGTCATTACATTATACGAAATTTGAATGGGAACAGATTAATTTTCTTAGCAAGTTACCTAGGCTAGAGGTGCTCAAGTTACTATGGAAGTCATGTCTAGGCAAAGAATGGGAAATACAAGAGGAAGTGATATTTTGCGAGTTAATTGCTTTAGTTATCTGTTGTTGTGATCTCAAGCATTGGAAAGCTAGTAGTCATAATTTCCCAAAACTTGAGCACCTGCATATTAGGTATTGTGATAAATTGACAGAGATCCCAATTGACTTTGCTGAAATTTCATCATTGAAGtcaattgaattttggaaatgTCTTCCTTCTGCCGTGAAATCAGCCAAGAAAATTCAGGATGAGCAACATGACTCTGGAAACTATGATATGGTTGTTATTGAGATAGAAACATTAGAT GTTTTGGAATCTGAGGAAAGAAGAGCCTGA
- the LOC116016980 gene encoding uncharacterized protein LOC116016980 has product MEDMRAAPPPAKKKRLDVAHLQSTPYFKMRAIVKELRPHIIEVLRTPDFRNCKAATEIRQELNLLMDLCKEMAAETTAPEKPKNAAEGRTLLDNIEDGRKPGSFHQNTKASEKPSSERPSMKPSEDHKTISSENLSSNQHTVDAIAQGTYIVGGSAFGWNFIAYPGTTTVYYGRTKEAFRSANPKSQ; this is encoded by the exons ATGGAAGACATGAGAGCTGCTCCGCCGCCAGCGAAAAAGAAGCGCCTTGACGTCGCGCACTTGCAGAGCACCCCTTACTTCAAGATGCGAGCCATAGTCAAAGAGCTTCGACCCCATATCATCGAG GTTCTCCGTACTCCTGACTTCCGGAATTGCAAGGCGGCTACTGAAATTCGTCAAG AGCTGAATCTTCTGATGGATCTTTGCAAAGAAATGGCAGCAGAAACAACCGCACCAGAAAAACCTAAGAATGCAGCCGAAGGTCGTACTTTGTTGGATAATATCGAGGATGGACGAAAGCCTGGTTCTTTCCACCAAAACACGAAAGCTTCAGAGAAGCCTTCGTCAGAGAGGCCATCAATGAAGCCTTCTGAAGATCACAAGACAATCTCCTCCGAAAATCTCTCCTCAAATCAGCACACTGTCGATGCCATTGCCCAAGGGACATACATCGTAGGTGGATCAGCGTTCGGGTGGAATTTTATAGCGTATCCTGGCACTACGACAGTGTACTATGGCCGAACAAAGGAGGCCTTCCGATCTGCAAACCCAAAATCTCAATGA
- the LOC116017361 gene encoding disease resistance protein RPP13-like, whose translation MPQGEKSSTHHCQRLHQILHPLRGKSHPCLKFRRILHPALQHIDAITQELAKAKEEYQLFKHHLQPGTKQPASLHVLPIPSDQGITMPYSSHHVSRSKEIMVGKQDEFESIKEMLIQHPSKQLEIVSIKGMGGIGKTTLAKKIYENPSITSHFDKRTWTVASQHYSQRQMLLDLLGSKDDADKRSEEELALRLYQSFKHQIYLVVMDDVWSVEAWDALKTCFPDDGYGSRVLLTTRSGEVANHTCTQNDFSHQMQLLEQSESWKLFSEKACKSRGAEFETIGRPIVEKCKGLPLAIIVVAGLFSKLITLDESKNTANALSSSSATTLDDEECSRILALSYNHLPHNLKACFLYLGVFPEDHEINSNHLARLWHAEGLVKAFENESFDAVASRYVQELMDRNLIILSELSSCGRKIKTFRMHDLLHAFCMREAQNENLLHVVQSENSSYFP comes from the coding sequence atgccaCAGGGTGAGAAAAGCAGTACTCATCATTGCCAGAGGCTTCATCAAATTTTGCATCCGCTAAGGGGAAAATCACATCCTTGTCTCAAATTCCGTCGTATTTTGCACCCAGCTCTACAACACATTGATGCCATCACTCAAGAGTTGGCGAAAGCCAAGGAGGAGTACcagcttttcaaacatcatctACAACCAGGAACAAAGCAGCCTGCCTCCCTTCATGTTTTACCAATACCTTCTGATCAAGGTATCACCATGCCTTATTCTTCCCACCATGTTTCACGCTCCAAAGAAATAATGGTAGGAAAACAGGATGAGTTCGAGAGTATAAAGGAGATGCTAATCCAACATCCATCTAAGCAACTAGAAATTGTCTCCATTAAAGGTATGGGAGGTATTGGTAAGACAACATTAGCAaagaaaatttatgaaaatcCATCAATCACTTCCCATTTTGATAAGCGAACATGGACTGTCGCATCACAACATTACAGTCAGAGGCAAATGCTCTTAGATCTTCTTGGTTCCAAAGACGATGCAGACAAAAGAAGTGAGGAGGAGCTAGCATTACGACTCTACCAAAGTTTCAAGCATCAAATATACTTGGTTGTGATGGATGACGTATGGAGTGTAGAGGCATGGGATGCTCTCAAAACTTGCTTTCCTGATGATGGATATGGTAGTCGAGTATTGTTGACTACTCGCAGTGGTGAGGTGGCTAATCATACCTGCACCCAAAATGATTTTTCTCATCAAATGCAATTGTTAGAACAAAGTGAGAGTTGGAAACTATTTAGTGAAAAGGCATGTAAATCTCGCGGTGCTGAATTTGAAACGATTGGGAGACCGATAGTTGAAAAATGCAAAGGATTGCCTTTGGCAATTATTGTGGTTGCAGGCCTTTTTTCCAAACTCATCACTCTGGATGAGTCGAAGAATACTGCCAATGCTCTAAGTTCTTCTTCTGCAACTACTCTAGATGATGAAGAATGTTCGAGAATACTCGCATTGAGTTACAATCATTTGCCCCACAACTTGAAAGCGTGTTTCTTATATTTGGGAGTATTTCCAGAAGATCACGAGATCAATAGTAATCATCTTGCAAGGTTATGGCATGCAGAAGGACTCGTAAAGGCATTTGAGAATGAAAGCTTTGATGCAGTGGCTAGTAGGTACGTGCAAGAACTTATGGATAGAAATCTCATAATTTTAAGCGAGCTAAGCTCCTGTGGAAGAAAAATTAAGACGTTTAGGATGCATGATTTATTACATGCCTTTTGTATGAGAGAAGCTCAAAACGAGAACCTTTTGCATGTTGTCCAGAGTGAAAATAGTtcttattttccttaa